ATATGCCGTTCTCCAAAGCAGCATCCACCTGGTCCTTCATCAGGGATATCAGAGGGCTTATGACAACCGTTGTGCCCTTCATTAATTTGGCAGGCAGCTGATAGCAGAGCGACTTTCCTCCGCCTGTAGGCATTACCGCAAAGACATCCGTCTTCTCCAGGATCTTTTTGATAATATCCTCCTGGTTTGGGCGAAACTCCTCAAATCCAAAGACCTTTTTTAATGTATCAAGCATTGATTGTTAAACCGGTTCCCATCTTTAAAATAAAATAAGCTGCATACACAATATATTCAATTGAAGATAATAAACAAGCCATATATTTTCATGTGATTAAAGCAAGTCCATATTATGGAAGTCCGACTTCCATAGTTTAGTCTAAAGCCACATCTTTCACCACTCTTGGGAGATCTTCATTGTCTAAACCATCAAGACGTTTTAAAGTATGCTTAAGATACCCTTCCTCTCCGCCAAAGATATTCAGCAGAAAACCCCTGCTGGTAACTGAAGGAAAGTTCTTCCTGCCTATATAATCCTGAAAACTGCTCCACCTGTAGTTTAAGATTAAATCTATGGAAGTCCGACTTCCATATTTCAGTTCCAGGGGATTTGTATGGATATAATGCGGGAGATGGATGAAATGTGCTTCTTCATTCACATGTACGGCTTTGAATTTCCCTTGAAAAAGGCCGCCTACCCTCTTATGTTTTACGTTGAAGTAATTTGTGTAACCTGTTCCCAGTTTCTGCATAAATCTTGAAATACCGTTCTCCTTCTTTTGTCTTAATAGCAGATGAAAATGATTTGGCATAAGAGTAAATACAAGGATATCTACCAGATTTTTTCGAGGCTCTTTTCTCACTTTCAAAGGAGTTGACCTAACGGTTCCTGAGCCCTTATCAAAATAATAACTTATATTCACAGCAGGATTTTGATCATTGAACTCATAAAGGTTATGGACAAAACGGTAATAGTCCCTTTCATCCATAAAAATGTCTCTCTTCTCCACACCACGGTTATAGATATGGTACAATTCATTATCTGCAAAAACCGGTCTTTTCATAATCGTATGATTATAGCATATAATTATGGAAGTCCGACTTCTAAAATTATGACGCTGCCTTGACTAAAGATAACAGTCTTGGGTTATAATCACCTACGTTGTTCAGGCGCCCTTTAGGGGCTTAATGGGGAATCCCGTAAGA
This genomic stretch from Nitrospirota bacterium harbors:
- a CDS encoding transposase, producing the protein MKRPVFADNELYHIYNRGVEKRDIFMDERDYYRFVHNLYEFNDQNPAVNISYYFDKGSGTVRSTPLKVRKEPRKNLVDILVFTLMPNHFHLLLRQKKENGISRFMQKLGTGYTNYFNVKHKRVGGLFQGKFKAVHVNEEAHFIHLPHYIHTNPLELKYGSRTSIDLILNYRWSSFQDYIGRKNFPSVTSRGFLLNIFGGEEGYLKHTLKRLDGLDNEDLPRVVKDVALD